The DNA window CAATTCGAGGTTTTTCGGGCACGTCACCCGAAAATTGTTGACGTCGCGGTAGACGCGCTTGAGGTACGGTGTTGGGTCCTCGCCACGGTCGAGGGTCGCCAACGTCTCTTCGACGCGCTCGGTATTCAGCACGGTCTCACTAACCGATCAGTAACTGTGCCCGCAGGTATAACACTGAATGTTCCCAAACGTTTCAATCATCTTGACTCTCTTCGTAGGCATTAAGAACCTCACGATAGCGATTCCGAATAGTGACATTGCTGACTTCAGCAACCTCGGACACGTCGTCTTGAGTAATCTTTTCACCACAAAGTTTTCCCGCCGCATAGACGGCACTAGCAGCAATACTCACTGGGTGTTTTCCGCTGTGGACGCCGTGAGCTGTGGCTGCTTCGATCAATTGGCGGGCTTGTCGTGTCATTTCCTCGCTGCAGTCCAGTTTGGAGACGATACGGCCGACGTATTCTATTGGATCCGTCGGCGGGATCTGTACGTCTAGTTCTCGAACGACGTATCTGTAGGTGCGCTTGATCTCCAGCGAGTCAACGCGGCTGACGACAGCGATTTCGTCGATCGTCCGCGCAACCCCATCAAGCCGTGTAGCGGCATACAAAACCGCGGTTGCAACCCCCTCAATTGAACGCCCTGGTAAGAGATCTTCCTGCAACGCACGTCGGTACATCACGCTCGCAGTCTCGCGTGTTGTCTTGTGTATCCCTAGTGCGGAGGCCATCCGATCTATCTCGCCGAGTGCCTGCTTAAGATTGCGTTCCTTTGAATCTCGTGTACGGAAGCGTTCGTTCCACGTCCGTAATCGCTGGAGTCGCTGCCGCTTTCGTGGCGAGACCGGGTTTCCGTATGTGTCTTTATTTTGCCAACCAATATCAGTACTTCACGAAGCCGGTTAGTTGAGACGTCTGCTTGCGGAAGGTGTGCTTAGAACCCAGCAAGCAGACAGTAGACTCCATGAGGACCAGATTCTTAACTTCCTCGTCAACACCCTTGACGAGGAAGTTTCGATCACTCTCGGTGAGAACGCTCAGATAACGTCGGAAGAGATCTGTGAGGTCCTCGTCGGCGCGTGCGCCGACGGGACCTCAATCTCGACACTTTGTGAGAATAGTGCTAACTCCCCTCGTGCCAACGCCGTCCTCTATCATCTTCGGACGAAGTTCGAGCTGGAACAGCTCGAACGAGTCGGAAACACACTCCTCCAGCGAGATATTCTCGATGCCCTTCCCAAGCAGGTGGAGGTCGTCGCTGACCTCCACCTGCGTCCCTACTACGGTGACGAAGACGGCACGAGGGCCTCTACCACTCGGAAGCCAAGCGTGGAACAACCGCATTCCACGCGTACGCGACGCTGTACGCACGCGTGAAGAACAAACGCTACACGCTGGCGGTGCGCCGTCTTGTCGACGGCGACACCGCCAGCAGCGTCCTCGCCGAGTTTCTCGGTATCCTTGACGGCCTTGACTCGGCGTCAAGGCCCGTCTACCTCGATCGAGAATTCTACGACAGCAAGTGTCTCACGCTGCTGCAGGCGCACAACCACGCGTACGTCATCCCGATTATCCGGTGGGGTCAGTCGATCAAGCAAGAACTCTCCGAGGGCTGGAGTCGCGTGATTCACCACGACATGACGGCGAAACTCGACGGTCACAGCTGGACCGTCGAGTTTCCCGTCTACATCGACTGTACCTACCAGAACGGACGATACGACGAACATGGCGTGGCGCGTCACGGCTACGCGCTGACGCGCCGTTCATCAATTCTCCTCGCGACGCTCGATACCACTACGCGAAACGCTTCGGTATCGAGGCCAGCTACCGACTCTCCGAGCAAACGATTGCGACGACTACGACACAGGATCCGGCGGTACGGCTGCTGTACGTCGTAGTGAGTTTGCTGTTACAGAACGTGTGGCGGTATCTGCACTGGGAGTATGTGGCGACGCCCCGCCGAGGCGGGCGTCGCCTCTGGGAGTGGTCGTATAAGGAGTTCACCAACATGATCCGACGGGCAGCGTGGACGGCCCTCGCGACGCGTCGGGCCGTCCCCGCAAACCGACCGCCGGACGACCGGTTCGTCCGGTAACGACCGATCGAGTACGCCCCTGCGGTGAGTGGCAAGGCTGTCGCGTCGGCGGCGGATCGCCGCCGACAGCGACGATCTTCTCTTGATCTTCCGGTGACCCCCTCGTCAAGATCGATAGTGGAGTCGATTCGACACGGAACTTAAGCTTCAGAGGTGGTTAGCCGAGGAAGTTTCGTGAAGTACTGAATATTTGTCGAGAGCCCCTTATCATGCATCAACTGTGTCGTAGGGGCGCCAACGCGAGATTTCGATGCCTTTTCAGCGGCGTCGAAAGCACGCCATTCTGGGCCACGGTCGATTCGTTGCTCATCAAGAACCAATCCACAGGCAGTACACACCTTCTCAGCCGTGTCACTTTCTGCTAGTACTTCCTCGCCACACTCGGGGCATCTCTGTTCCTGTGGTTGCTCTGTTTTTGACTCTGCGACTGGAACAGTCTTCTTGTGAGTCTGGTTGTCCATACCCTACGCTTTCTCCTCATCAACAGTAAACTTTTGTGACCGCTAATAGCTCCTATGGACTATGTAAGAAACCTATTTTGGTTACAAAGTATAGTTTGAGTGCCCTAGCTTTATTTTCTTATACTACAAAGATAAATTGATGAGTTCCGATCAAGAGCACCTCCGCGAGACCGATACTGAAGAGCGATTCGACTTCAAGAAAGAGGAGACGGCCGCCTTCAGGGCCGACCAGGGGCTGACAGAGAAGACGATACGGCTCATATCTGAAGATAAAAACGAGCCCGAATGGATGTTGAAGCGACGACTCCGCGCGCTGAACCTCTGGCAAGAGATGCCGATGCCAACTGACTGGCCAGGACAGCCAGACCTGTCAGAAGTCGACGTCAATGAGATCGTGCCGTACATCCGCCCCGATGTCGACGTCCGCGCCGGCGTCGACGACTGGGAAGAGTTGCCCGAGGATATCAAGGATACATTCGACAAGCTTGGTATTCCAGAAGCGGAGAAGAATGCGCTCTCCGGCGTCGGTGCCCAGTACGAGTCCGAGGTTGTCTATCAGAATATGCAGGAGCGCTGGGAGGAGAAGGGTGTCATCTTCTGCAACATGGACGAGGCTGTCCAGGAACACGAAGACCTCGTCCGTGAGTACTTCATGACGAAGTGCGTGCCGCCGAGCGACAACAAGTTCGCGGCGCTGCACGGTGCCATCTGGTCAGGTGGCTCGTTCGTCTATGTGCCCGAAGGTGTGACTGTCGAGATGCCCGTCCAAGCGTATTTCCGGATGAACTCTGAGGGGATGGGTCAGTTCGAACATACGCTCATCATCGCGGAACCAAACTCCGAGGTCCACTATATTGAGGGATGTTCAGCACCAAAGTACTCGGCGTTTAATCTGCACTCAGGCGGTGTTGAAGTGATCGTGAAGGAGAACGCTCACGTCCAGTACTCGACGGTGCAAAACTGGTCGAAGAACACCTACAATCTCAACACGAAACGCGCTATCGCCGAGAGAGATGCGACGATGGAGTGGATCTCAGGGTCGATGGGATCGAAGGCGACGATGCTCTATCCATCGACGATTCTGAAGGGATCGGGGGCGACTGACAACCACATCACCATCGCGTTCGCTGGTGAGGGCCAGAACATCGACACCGGCGCGAAGGTCTATCACAACGCGCCGAACACGAAATCGACCATCGAGTCGAAGTCGGTCTCGAAGGACGGCGGTCGCACCAACTACCGTGGGCTCGTCCACATTGCTGACGGCGCGGAGGACTCCTCTACGTCGGTTGAATGTGACGCGCTGATGTTCGACAACGAATCCACCTCCGACACGATGCCGTACATGGAGATCAACGAGTCCACGGTGGACGTCGCGCACGAGGCAACCGTCGGGAAGATCGGCGATGAAGACGTCTTCTACCTCCAATCCCGTGGACTGGACGACGACGACGCCAAGCAGATGATCGTCTCGGGCTTTATTGAGCCGATCACCGAAGAGTTGCCCATCGAGTACGCGGTCGAACTCAACCGACTCGTCGAACTCGAGATGGAGGGCTCGCTCGGATAGTAGTTCGTCTGGACTACTCCAATCTTATCGAGGGAATCTAATGGCGATCGATCCAAAATTCGAGGAGAACCGCGATGCCGCCGGGCGGCACGAGGAACATCGAGTCTGGGGTCCAGTCGACGAACCGGATCAACTAGGAATCCACGGGACACATGTGGGTGTCGACTTCGATATCTGCATCGCCGATGGGGCCTGTCTCGAGGATTGTCCCGTCGACGTGTTCGAGTGGACAGATACACCGGACCACCCCGAGAGCGACATCAAAGCCGACCCGATCAACGAGACACAATGTATCGATTGTATGCTTTGTGTCGATGTGTGTCCCGTCGACGCCATCGACGTTGATCCCGGACGAGCGGGGCGACTGTGAGGGGTGATTGAGAAACCGCTAATGACCCTAACACTCCAGTGTTATCGGTGCGGGGCAGAGTATACTTATCTCGGCGAGAGGCCACATCCCGCTCAGTGCACGGCGTGTGGGTCGTCGTGCGTCCCGCCGGCTGGCTCTCTCACCGTCGTGAACAGCGTTCACTGGGAGAGTGCAAACGGACTCGCAAAAGTCTGGGTCCACAGCGTCGATGAACGTGACCGACCGTTCGAATTCGAAGTCGCTGCACACGGTCGCCGTGGCAAGCTAGTTGCGATCAAAGTTGACGGCGTGTCGATTAACCCACAGATTGACGAGACACTGGAAACGCTCCCACCGGCAGTGAGGGCCGAGATCGAGATCCGGGGAATAACAGATATCGAGATTGCGACAATCAAGAACTCGAAAGTGTGATACCAAGCCAGATTACGCAACGACCGACACCAGCGAATATCGCTCCGAAGAGCATAGCAGCCCTGCGTACGGTCGGAGGAGGACAGTAAGGCGATGAGCACCGACATCAGATTCACCGACTTCAAATCCGACAAGCAACCAACGTGGTGTCCCGGCTGCGGTGACTTCGGCACGATGAACGGGATGATGAAAGCGTTGGCGAACACCGGGAACGACCCGGACAATACGTTCGTCGTCGCCGGTATCGGCTGTTCGGGGAAGATCGGCACCTACATGCACAGCTACGCGCTCCACGGCGTCCACGGCCGCGCCCTCCCCGTGGGCATCGGGGCGAAGCTGGCGAATCCGAACCTCGAAGTGATGGTCGCTGGCGGCGACGGAGATGGCTACTCGATCGGCGCTGGCCATTTCGTACACGCCGTCCGCCGCAACGTCGACATGACCTATATCGTGATGGATAACCGCATCTACGGCCTCACGAAGGGGCAACCATCGCCAACATCGCGTGAGGACTTCGAGACCTCGACGACGCCCGAGGGTCCGAAACAACCGCCGGTCAACCCGCTGGCACTCGCGCTGGCTGCCGGCGGGACGTTCATTGCGCAGTCGTTCAGTTCAGACAGCCAGCGCCACACCGAGATCGTACAAAAAGCCGTCGAACACGACGGGTTCGGCTTCGTCAACGTCTACAGCCCCTGCGTGACGTTCAACGACGTCGACACCTACGACTACTTCCGAGACACGATTGTCGATCTCTCCGAGACAAACCACGATCCGACAGCTTACGACGACGCTACGGACGCGATTATCGACGGCAATAAAGAGTACCAAGGTGTGATCTATCAGGACGAGCACTCGATTGCCTACGAAGAGCGTGAAGGCCTCTCAGAGAATATGGCTGTCATACCCGACGGGGCTCCGGACAACGCAATGGATCTCGTTCGGGAGTTCTACTGATACACATGCCTGACTGCGCTACCTGTGGCGGGCATATTTCGGCTCAGTTCGCACGAGTGTTCGGCGACAAGGACGGCGTCGTTCTTGCGTGCCCGTCCTGTTCGCCCAATGCTGGTATTGGAAAAGAAATACGACAGCGAACAGATAATAGATAATCATTCTCTCAATCAGGTCCAACTCAATCGGATTGTCACGCCCGTGGACGGGCTGAGTCGTGCAAATTATTGGAATGTACCTTCGTTTATTGATTGAGTATAGGTATCTGTAGTACTCTTCTTGTGTCATTGAAAATGTACTAGATTAGTTTCAAAAATAATATGGATGACATATGTTGACGCCATGTTTTTTTCAAACCGACGACTACGAGAGGTCATGAGTTTCGCACAGGCGTCCACGCTCGTTTCAGGATCCCGCAAGGCACCCGAGGACGCCGCTCACGGTGCGGGTCGCCGTGACCGAAACCATATTCTTGCTCCGTTGCTCACGCCCGAAGAGCCAGCAGTGGCCGACCAACTTCGCGTCGCTGCAGGTCTCGCACGGACAGCAGATGCGTCCCTTCATATTGTTAGTCCGAGTGTCGTCCCAGAGGAAATGTCCGTAGAACACCGACAGGACGTAACGACTGACGATGAACAGGAACTCATTAATTGGGGACTTAAGCAGGTATCAACACGGACTCCACGAATTGAGGAGCAAGTGCTTAATCCGCGTAGATTGAGCGACGGTATCCGGTATATTACCGGGGCGAACGATATCGATACTCTCGTTGTGCCCGGGGACTCAATGAAAGCGCGATTACGTCGGAGCCTCCCCGAGCGCCTCGCTCTTCGGTCTAATTGCGATATCGTCACCGTCAACGGTCATTACGGCTACGAACAGGTTCCGTCAATTCTACTTGCAGTTGCAGGTGGTCCGCACTCTGGTCTGGCAACAGATATCGCCCAGCACATCGCAATTGACTGCGACTCGTGGATTGACATTCTCCATGTCGTTGACGAGGACGCTTCGGAACACCAGCGACAGGAAGCGGAGTCTTACGTCAAAACTATCGCTCAGCGTATCAGTCGCCCCGAGTCGACCACGACATGGGTGCTGAAAGCTGAAAGTGTTGCTGACGTCATAATTGAGCAATCTGCGTACTATGGGCTCACGATTCTCGGCTCACCATCAAAGGGACGACTTCGGCGGTTCATTTCTGGGTCTACGAGTGAGACTATTCAGGACAATGCCAAGAGTGCCGTTCTCTCAGCGTGGAGCAATCGTTAGGTATTGATATCAGGTGAGAAGGGTCCCTGAAACTGTGACTGCTCGCTGCGTAATCGCCCATTTGATATTCGTCCGCTCCCTGTGCAGAGAGACCTGAGTGGAACATCTATGACGATACTCCAGCAGCGCTCGGTTTGGTTCAGAGTGCATTGGTTTTCGGTTAACACCGCGAGTAATGTTCAATGGCTGCGTGGGCGACTGAGTTCGATCGGTCTAGACTCTTTGCACACCACTCGAAATCCGAGAATTCGGCCCGTCAATCTTAATCGAACACGGATGGACCAGACATAGCCGACGAGTGCAGCCCGGTGCGAGCGGCTCAGAGAAGCAATGCGGTCGACAGATAAGAAAGATCTGAGCGTGGTCCGTCTCTAACTCTCTTGAGAGCCCTCGGCAGGCGCGTACATCACCGTGACCACGAACTCGTCCTCGAAGCCAGTGAACTGGTGATCCGTCCCAGGATCAAGATGTACGACATCGCCTCGCTCAACGTTGACCGACTCGTCTTCGGTCACAAGCGTTGCCTCGCCCGCATCAATGTGGTAGATTTCCTCTTCAGCGTGGGCATGCATCGGATCCTCGTCACCAGGCTCGAACCGCATCACCTGCAGACTGAACGACACCTCACGCATCGCCTCCGTTTCTGTCTCTTCGTCTTCAGCTAACTGATTCGCTACCTCAGAGATGCTGATGTGATCCACAAAAGATAGTACGGCGACTTGAAGTATATGTCCTTTGGCTACTGTAAAGAGCGTGGTGTTAAAATCAAGTGGGAGCCGTTGAATACCCTGTCCTTGGTGGTTCTTGGACTCTGGCTGCTATGCGATACCGTACAAGACTCACGCTGTGATTGCAGCAGTACCCAACCAGACCACCGGGCTACTGTCAGAAGCAGTATCGTGGACACGGAGGACGCATGCAGCAAGCCCGGAAACTGACTTCTACGAGTGCCGAGAATGATCGTCTCAGACACGTTCGGTGGAGAGCACGCCTCTTCAAGTGGCCCTGGTCACCCCTCCCCGAGCGTCTGCTGGACCGCTATTTCGATCGACGTCTGCCCGATGGGGACAACCGACTGTAGGTCCCGCTCGGAATCCACAGTCACCGGATTCCACATGCTCTCGACAGCGGCCGCGCGATGGCGTACTGAACGTCCGTTGTGAGCCGGAGCCAGTATGAGGAGAATCTCGGGGGCATCACCGACACCGGCACGATCAGGATGCACTTGCCCTTCTGTTCGGGGGTCAGCTTTAGCAGGGACTCGTAGGACCCCACAATCGGGGCGCCGATATCGTAGACACCACCCGGGTCTCTTCAACGCCGAGGACGACGACCGTATCGAGATGTTTTAACAATCCGAGAGTAACCCTCATATATATGGATAAGTGGCAGCGCCGCACCGTCTACTATTCGTTTATTTTGTTCGGCTCAATGCTTGTGTTTGCGATCCTCTATCAGAACGGGATGCGTGTCTACGAGGGAGAACCACGAACGTTCCTCCACTCTTTACAGGTCGTCGTCGAGACGTTCACGACGACGGGGTTCGGTTCGGATTCGCCCTGGACCAGTCCGGAAATGCAGGTGCTTGTGATCCTCATGGACCTCGTCGGGACGCTACTCATCTTCATGGCGCTGCCAGTACTCGCGTTTCCACTGCTTGAGGACATCCTCTCGACGACCGTTCCGACATCGATCGAAAACGGAATGCAGGATCACGTCGTCATCTGTTCGTACACCGCACGTGCTGGGGCCCTCATTGACGAGCTTGACTCGTGGGATGTGGACCACGTGATCATCGAACCGGATCGTGAGCGCGCGAAAGAACTGTACGAGGATGGCCACCGGATTATTCACGCAGACCCGACGTCGCTTGGAGGACTCAAAGGGGCAAAAATCTCTTCTGCTCGAGCACTCGTTGCGGACGTCTCTGACCAAGTCGACGCAAGTATCGTCTTAGCTGCACAGGAAGTCACCGAGGCATTCGTCTTTAGTTAGACCTCACACCTCGGTTGCGTAGCGGTAGCGAGCGTCTCTTGGAGTATCGTTCGTTGCTGGTGGATCTTCTGGGCATCCTCGATCAGCCGCTCCAGCAACGGCGGTGGCGAGTAGCCGAGATACTCACCAAGTTCGTGGAGGATAAGCTGGGCGTGCGACCGGAAGGTCGCCGCCCAGCGTTCCGGTGGAAACACGATCTCGTCGTCAGCCTGCTCGGTAACCAGATCCAACAGCTCACGGCTCACCAGCAGTGACAGCAACGCCGCATACAGCAGAATTTTCACTACATCCGGGTCGCTTGTGTCGAACTCGTCCAACTCGTACTGCGTCTTCAGTTCACGAAACAGGGTTTCTACTTCCCAACGACACCGATACAACGTTGCTAGATCCTCTGGGAAGAACTCATCTCGCGGCAGATTCGTGATGTACAGATGGTAGTCGTCGGCGTCCTCATCGCGGACGCCGACGACGCGGAATTGCTTCGTATCCAGCGAGCGCGTTCCCTCGTACTGGCCTCGCTTGAACTCCGCTTCGACCTCTACGTCGATATACTTCCGCGAGAGATCATCGACTACATCGTG is part of the Salinigranum marinum genome and encodes:
- a CDS encoding cupin domain-containing protein translates to MDHISISEVANQLAEDEETETEAMREVSFSLQVMRFEPGDEDPMHAHAEEEIYHIDAGEATLVTEDESVNVERGDVVHLDPGTDHQFTGFEDEFVVTVMYAPAEGSQES
- a CDS encoding ferredoxin family protein, with amino-acid sequence MAIDPKFEENRDAAGRHEEHRVWGPVDEPDQLGIHGTHVGVDFDICIADGACLEDCPVDVFEWTDTPDHPESDIKADPINETQCIDCMLCVDVCPVDAIDVDPGRAGRL
- a CDS encoding DUF7563 family protein — protein: MPDCATCGGHISAQFARVFGDKDGVVLACPSCSPNAGIGKEIRQRTDNR
- the sufB gene encoding Fe-S cluster assembly protein SufB produces the protein MSSDQEHLRETDTEERFDFKKEETAAFRADQGLTEKTIRLISEDKNEPEWMLKRRLRALNLWQEMPMPTDWPGQPDLSEVDVNEIVPYIRPDVDVRAGVDDWEELPEDIKDTFDKLGIPEAEKNALSGVGAQYESEVVYQNMQERWEEKGVIFCNMDEAVQEHEDLVREYFMTKCVPPSDNKFAALHGAIWSGGSFVYVPEGVTVEMPVQAYFRMNSEGMGQFEHTLIIAEPNSEVHYIEGCSAPKYSAFNLHSGGVEVIVKENAHVQYSTVQNWSKNTYNLNTKRAIAERDATMEWISGSMGSKATMLYPSTILKGSGATDNHITIAFAGEGQNIDTGAKVYHNAPNTKSTIESKSVSKDGGRTNYRGLVHIADGAEDSSTSVECDALMFDNESTSDTMPYMEINESTVDVAHEATVGKIGDEDVFYLQSRGLDDDDAKQMIVSGFIEPITEELPIEYAVELNRLVELEMEGSLG
- a CDS encoding 2-oxoacid:ferredoxin oxidoreductase subunit beta; amino-acid sequence: MSTDIRFTDFKSDKQPTWCPGCGDFGTMNGMMKALANTGNDPDNTFVVAGIGCSGKIGTYMHSYALHGVHGRALPVGIGAKLANPNLEVMVAGGDGDGYSIGAGHFVHAVRRNVDMTYIVMDNRIYGLTKGQPSPTSREDFETSTTPEGPKQPPVNPLALALAAGGTFIAQSFSSDSQRHTEIVQKAVEHDGFGFVNVYSPCVTFNDVDTYDYFRDTIVDLSETNHDPTAYDDATDAIIDGNKEYQGVIYQDEHSIAYEEREGLSENMAVIPDGAPDNAMDLVREFY
- a CDS encoding NAD-binding protein, encoding MDKWQRRTVYYSFILFGSMLVFAILYQNGMRVYEGEPRTFLHSLQVVVETFTTTGFGSDSPWTSPEMQVLVILMDLVGTLLIFMALPVLAFPLLEDILSTTVPTSIENGMQDHVVICSYTARAGALIDELDSWDVDHVIIEPDRERAKELYEDGHRIIHADPTSLGGLKGAKISSARALVADVSDQVDASIVLAAQEVTEAFVFS
- a CDS encoding universal stress protein; this translates as MSFAQASTLVSGSRKAPEDAAHGAGRRDRNHILAPLLTPEEPAVADQLRVAAGLARTADASLHIVSPSVVPEEMSVEHRQDVTTDDEQELINWGLKQVSTRTPRIEEQVLNPRRLSDGIRYITGANDIDTLVVPGDSMKARLRRSLPERLALRSNCDIVTVNGHYGYEQVPSILLAVAGGPHSGLATDIAQHIAIDCDSWIDILHVVDEDASEHQRQEAESYVKTIAQRISRPESTTTWVLKAESVADVIIEQSAYYGLTILGSPSKGRLRRFISGSTSETIQDNAKSAVLSAWSNR